A region from the Salidesulfovibrio onnuriiensis genome encodes:
- the lipA gene encoding lipoyl synthase gives MSSVKNSEKPLRIPPWLRIKLPKDNKFAGTRNLLDDLNLNTVCQSAKCPNCWECFGKKVATFMIMGTVCTRNCAFCNIGSGHVTPLDEDEPARIAEASKRLELRHVVITSVTRDDLPDGGSAHFAATIRAVRQALPDCTIEVLIPDFRGDWDALRTVLDAGPDVLNHNLETVPYLYGTIRPQADYRQSLDLLAKSKELAPHIPTKSGIMVGLGETDSGVMRVLDDLAAIDCDIVTIGQYMQPSRQHPLVKRYVPPNFFDEYAAAGQAKGIRHMFCAPLVRSSYMAEQFMKK, from the coding sequence ATGTCTTCCGTGAAGAATTCGGAAAAGCCTTTGCGCATTCCACCGTGGCTGCGCATCAAGCTGCCCAAGGATAACAAGTTCGCGGGCACCAGGAACCTGCTGGACGACCTGAACCTGAACACGGTCTGCCAGAGCGCCAAATGCCCCAACTGCTGGGAATGTTTCGGCAAGAAGGTGGCCACGTTCATGATCATGGGCACGGTCTGCACCCGCAACTGCGCCTTCTGCAACATCGGCTCCGGCCATGTGACTCCGCTGGACGAGGACGAACCCGCGCGTATTGCCGAGGCCTCCAAACGCCTGGAGCTGCGCCACGTGGTCATCACCTCGGTGACCCGCGACGACCTGCCCGATGGCGGCTCCGCGCATTTCGCGGCCACCATCCGGGCCGTGCGCCAGGCATTGCCGGACTGCACCATCGAGGTGCTCATCCCGGATTTCCGTGGCGACTGGGACGCGCTCAGGACCGTGCTGGACGCCGGGCCCGACGTGCTCAACCACAACTTGGAGACCGTTCCCTATCTCTACGGCACGATCCGCCCCCAGGCCGACTACCGGCAGAGCCTGGACCTCCTGGCAAAATCCAAGGAGCTGGCCCCGCACATCCCCACCAAGAGCGGCATCATGGTGGGCCTGGGCGAAACCGATTCGGGCGTCATGCGCGTGCTGGACGACCTGGCCGCCATAGACTGCGACATCGTGACCATCGGCCAGTACATGCAACCCAGCCGCCAGCATCCGCTGGTGAAGCGCTACGTGCCGCCCAACTTCTTCGACGAGTACGCGGCCGCGGGCCAGGCCAAGGGCATCAGGCACATGTTCTGCGCCCCGCTGGTTCGAAGCAGCTACATGGCCGAACAGTTCATGAAAAAATAA
- a CDS encoding leucyl aminopeptidase, with the protein MEIRYLDAHATGWNFKTVILFGFEGESLPETVPALAEEAGWIKDSPALKDFTGKAKETVVLYAPAGSLLRRIIVVGLGKRDRFDLEGLRFSTATAIQRCKALKAESCAVNMENLSRLGEPMSVMAEEIVCAASLSLYSYDEFKTRTEDDDFAIEELTLFSADEDAAREIQAGAERGQAAAKGVIKTRDLGNGPANHVTPTFLARTAQDMGKRYGFKVRVLERKDVLKLGMGAFEAVFKGAQEDPKFIVMEHAPKGTETDRPIVFVGKGITFDTGGISIKPSAKMHEMKCDMCGAGAIFGLFEALGHSDIKRRIVGVMPCTDNMPDGNATRPGDIVRTLSGKTVEIINTDAEGRLILCDALTWAQQEYDTEAVIDLATLTGACVVALGTEVAGVFCDDEALRDQIRDTGKRVGDKFWPLPLWDLYFEPLKSDVSDMMNVGDRMGGASNAAVFLKQFIEENTRWAHLDIAGPADGMKKNPIHMGGASGFAVRTLIEIARNGIEE; encoded by the coding sequence ATGGAAATTCGTTATCTCGACGCTCATGCAACTGGTTGGAATTTCAAGACTGTGATTCTTTTCGGCTTTGAGGGCGAATCGCTGCCCGAGACCGTCCCGGCCCTGGCCGAGGAGGCCGGGTGGATCAAGGACAGCCCCGCGCTCAAGGACTTCACGGGCAAAGCCAAGGAAACCGTGGTGCTCTACGCCCCGGCGGGCAGCCTGCTGCGCCGCATCATCGTGGTGGGCCTGGGCAAGCGCGACAGGTTCGACCTGGAGGGCCTGCGCTTCTCCACGGCCACGGCAATCCAGCGCTGCAAGGCGCTCAAGGCCGAGAGCTGCGCCGTGAACATGGAGAACCTTTCCAGGCTGGGCGAACCCATGTCGGTCATGGCCGAGGAAATCGTCTGCGCCGCCTCCCTGTCCCTGTATTCCTACGACGAATTCAAGACCAGGACCGAGGACGACGACTTCGCCATCGAGGAACTGACCCTGTTCTCGGCCGACGAGGACGCGGCCAGGGAAATCCAGGCCGGAGCCGAGCGCGGCCAGGCAGCGGCCAAGGGCGTCATCAAGACCCGCGACCTGGGCAACGGCCCGGCCAACCACGTGACCCCCACCTTCCTGGCCAGGACCGCCCAGGACATGGGCAAGCGGTACGGCTTCAAGGTGCGGGTGCTGGAGCGCAAGGACGTGCTCAAGCTGGGAATGGGCGCGTTCGAGGCCGTATTCAAAGGCGCGCAGGAAGACCCCAAGTTCATTGTCATGGAACACGCGCCCAAGGGCACCGAGACGGACCGGCCCATCGTGTTCGTGGGCAAGGGCATCACCTTTGACACGGGCGGCATCTCCATCAAACCCAGCGCCAAGATGCACGAAATGAAGTGCGACATGTGCGGGGCAGGGGCCATCTTCGGGCTCTTCGAGGCCCTGGGCCATTCCGACATCAAGCGGCGCATCGTGGGCGTCATGCCCTGCACGGACAACATGCCCGACGGCAACGCCACGCGGCCCGGCGACATCGTGCGCACCCTGTCCGGCAAGACCGTGGAAATCATCAACACCGACGCCGAAGGCCGTCTCATCCTCTGCGACGCCCTGACCTGGGCCCAGCAGGAATACGACACCGAGGCGGTCATCGACCTGGCCACCCTCACCGGCGCGTGCGTTGTGGCCCTGGGCACCGAGGTGGCCGGGGTGTTCTGCGACGACGAGGCCCTGCGCGATCAGATCCGCGACACGGGCAAGCGCGTGGGCGACAAGTTCTGGCCCCTGCCGCTTTGGGATCTCTATTTCGAGCCGCTCAAGTCCGACGTCTCGGACATGATGAACGTGGGCGACCGCATGGGCGGGGCCAGCAACGCGGCGGTGTTCCTCAAGCAGTTCATCGAGGAGAACACCCGCTGGGCCCACCTGGACATCGCCGGTCCGGCCGACGGCATGAAAAAGAACCCCATCCACATGGGCGGGGCCAGCGGATTCGCCGTGCGTACTCTCATCGAGATCGCCCGCAACGGGATTGAAGAATAA
- a CDS encoding PAS domain-containing hybrid sensor histidine kinase/response regulator, whose product MPDLHFATYALLLAGLALLFIGAIDLTKRYRDSRRVANAEMELSISRERYKDAQRIGRMGHWDLDIQNNVLSWSDEVFRIFDMQREDFDGTLDAFFALIHPEDLDLVRKKYGQSLQDGKQYDIIHRIITKSGETRHVYERCRTFYDSSGAALRSLGTVQDVTEQKAIENELRQAKLDAEAAMRAKSEFLANMSHEIRTPLNGILGMLQLLENTRLNGEQHSYVEMATTSSRRLTLLLSDILDLSRLEAGKMHIHEAGFNLPETLYGIREIYGNEAKGKDIDLRLTIDQELPATVFGDEVRLRQILFNVVGNAVKFTERGQVEISAQRLHPKSDGQLLALFTVRDTGPGVSEEMMREITSPFTQGENFMIRRYGGAGLGLAIVRRLTELMGGTLAISTEEGAGTEIGICLPLKEACRAGDSPVLALSKNSRSGPYRILLVEDDAVSRAVLRRQLELRNLEVDVAGNGAEAMEMIRSGDHDLVLMDIQMPTLDGMEATRRIRRGKAGRDKQDIPIVAVTAYAMPGDKEKFLDAGMNDYLAKPVDMDKLYAILDRELNKALHAAAQLL is encoded by the coding sequence ATGCCGGACCTGCACTTCGCGACCTACGCCCTGCTCCTTGCCGGTCTCGCGTTGCTTTTCATCGGCGCCATCGACCTGACGAAACGCTACCGCGACTCCAGGCGCGTGGCCAACGCCGAAATGGAGCTGAGCATCAGCCGGGAACGGTACAAGGACGCCCAGCGCATCGGCCGCATGGGACACTGGGACCTGGATATCCAGAACAACGTCCTGTCATGGTCGGACGAGGTCTTCCGCATCTTCGACATGCAGCGGGAGGATTTCGACGGCACCCTGGACGCCTTTTTCGCGCTCATCCACCCCGAGGACCTGGACCTGGTCAGAAAAAAATACGGCCAGTCCCTGCAGGACGGGAAGCAATACGACATCATCCACCGCATCATCACCAAGTCTGGCGAGACCCGGCACGTCTATGAGCGGTGCCGGACATTTTACGACAGCTCCGGCGCGGCCCTGCGTTCCCTCGGGACGGTCCAGGACGTCACCGAGCAGAAGGCCATCGAAAACGAACTGCGACAGGCCAAGCTGGACGCCGAAGCCGCCATGCGTGCCAAGAGCGAATTCCTCGCCAACATGAGCCACGAAATCAGGACCCCTCTCAACGGCATCCTGGGCATGCTGCAACTGCTGGAAAACACCCGGCTCAACGGCGAGCAGCACTCCTATGTGGAGATGGCCACAACCTCCTCGCGCCGCCTGACCCTGCTGCTCAGCGACATCCTGGACCTCTCCCGCCTGGAGGCGGGAAAGATGCACATTCACGAGGCCGGGTTCAACCTGCCGGAAACACTCTACGGGATCAGGGAGATATACGGGAACGAGGCCAAGGGAAAAGACATCGACCTGCGGCTGACCATCGACCAGGAGCTTCCCGCCACGGTCTTCGGCGACGAGGTCCGGCTGCGGCAGATCCTCTTCAATGTGGTGGGCAACGCCGTGAAGTTCACCGAACGCGGGCAAGTGGAAATCTCCGCGCAACGGCTGCACCCCAAAAGCGACGGGCAGCTGCTGGCCCTGTTCACGGTCCGCGACACCGGCCCGGGCGTCTCCGAGGAAATGATGCGGGAAATAACCTCCCCCTTCACCCAGGGGGAAAACTTCATGATACGCAGATACGGCGGAGCGGGGCTCGGGCTGGCCATTGTCCGCAGGCTCACCGAGCTCATGGGGGGCACCCTCGCCATCTCCACGGAGGAAGGAGCGGGCACGGAGATCGGCATATGCCTTCCCCTGAAGGAGGCCTGCCGGGCCGGGGACAGTCCCGTGCTGGCCCTGTCGAAGAACAGCCGCTCCGGCCCATACAGGATTCTGCTGGTGGAAGACGACGCCGTGAGCCGGGCCGTGCTCCGAAGGCAGCTGGAACTGCGAAACCTGGAAGTGGATGTCGCGGGCAACGGAGCGGAGGCAATGGAAATGATCCGTTCCGGCGACCATGATCTCGTGCTCATGGACATCCAGATGCCGACCTTGGACGGGATGGAGGCCACACGCCGCATCCGCAGGGGAAAGGCGGGGCGGGACAAGCAGGACATCCCCATTGTGGCGGTCACGGCATACGCCATGCCCGGCGACAAGGAAAAATTTCTCGATGCGGGCATGAACGACTACCTGGCCAAACCCGTGGACATGGACAAGCTGTACGCCATCTTGGACCGGGAACTGAACAAGGCGCTCCACGCCGCCGCCCAGCTTCTTTGA
- the lipB gene encoding lipoyl(octanoyl) transferase LipB — translation MNIIDLGLIDYKEAEALQLDRLQAVIDGREGNTLYLLEHPKVITYGRQGGGENLHVSDAFLTQQGITLAQTTRGGNITCHFPGQLVGYPIWRVEKRPGGMKKFFHDMEEAVISTCARFGVSTKRREGHPGVWVNEHRKICSMGIGVKKWVTYHGLALNVGPDVSLFDLITLCGIQGAVPTSLSKEAGREITVKEVKDVFREEFGKAFAHSTVAAHQAAQG, via the coding sequence ATGAACATCATCGACCTCGGTCTCATCGACTACAAGGAAGCCGAAGCCCTGCAGCTTGACCGGCTGCAGGCGGTCATCGACGGCCGCGAAGGCAACACCCTCTACCTGCTGGAGCACCCCAAGGTGATCACCTACGGCAGGCAGGGCGGCGGCGAAAACCTGCACGTGAGCGACGCGTTCCTGACCCAGCAGGGGATCACCCTGGCCCAGACCACGCGCGGCGGCAACATCACCTGCCACTTCCCGGGCCAGCTGGTGGGCTATCCCATCTGGCGCGTGGAAAAGCGCCCCGGCGGCATGAAAAAGTTCTTCCACGACATGGAGGAGGCGGTCATCAGCACCTGCGCCCGTTTCGGGGTCTCCACCAAGCGGCGCGAAGGCCACCCCGGCGTCTGGGTGAACGAGCACCGCAAGATCTGCTCCATGGGCATCGGCGTGAAGAAATGGGTCACCTACCATGGCCTGGCGCTCAACGTGGGCCCGGACGTGAGCCTGTTCGATCTCATCACCCTGTGCGGCATCCAGGGCGCGGTTCCCACCTCGCTGAGCAAGGAGGCCGGACGTGAAATCACCGTAAAGGAAGTGAAGGATGTCTTCCGTGAAGAATTCGGAAAAGCCTTTGCGCATTCCACCGTGGCTGCGCATCAAGCTGCCCAAGGATAA
- a CDS encoding small ribosomal subunit Rsm22 family protein: protein MLIKNLFPLLDRQTLHELDEFGRVLRKGVPLKGKHFEVLHKNVRALSDSLTSDREGLRKDYMTDSRFMGAYLHYFLPWNLYRLSRLFTGIEPYVNEGGTIIDLGSGPLTVPMALWIALPKMRERSLTFVCVDRASKVMAEGRKLFDVLTKGASKWKIVTVKGSLGMQLRERADLVVAANTLNELNWTGRDSDQMHGKVAHSLTKYLKKDGRLLLVEPGLRQAARNLSQLRAELMDQGLMPLAPCPHAGYCPMHGQGQDSRWCHFNFGVEGAPQWLADLTHKARLTKTGLSISFLYMTTAEVNYVGSVRAVSEVFRLPQGRGQYACSSRGLTLLQYPQHGPVLFPGQYVDPEWPEESRTDLKSGAVILPVTAKLDIRKPDNAKPPKK, encoded by the coding sequence ATGTTGATTAAGAATTTATTCCCCCTGCTCGACAGGCAGACACTGCACGAACTCGACGAGTTCGGACGCGTCCTCAGAAAAGGGGTCCCTCTCAAGGGCAAGCACTTCGAGGTGCTGCACAAGAACGTGCGCGCCCTGTCCGACAGCCTGACCTCGGACCGCGAGGGCCTGCGCAAGGACTACATGACCGACTCCCGCTTCATGGGGGCCTACCTGCACTATTTCCTGCCCTGGAACCTGTACCGCCTCTCCCGGCTGTTCACGGGCATCGAGCCCTACGTCAACGAAGGCGGCACCATCATCGACCTGGGCTCCGGACCGCTCACCGTGCCCATGGCCCTGTGGATCGCCCTGCCCAAGATGCGGGAGCGTTCGCTCACCTTCGTCTGCGTGGACCGGGCCTCCAAGGTCATGGCCGAGGGCCGCAAGCTCTTCGACGTCCTGACCAAGGGCGCATCCAAGTGGAAGATCGTCACGGTCAAGGGGTCCCTGGGCATGCAGCTGCGGGAGCGCGCCGATCTCGTGGTGGCCGCCAACACCCTCAACGAACTGAACTGGACCGGCCGCGACAGCGACCAGATGCACGGCAAGGTGGCCCACTCGCTGACGAAATATCTCAAGAAGGACGGCAGGCTGCTCCTGGTGGAACCGGGCCTGCGCCAGGCGGCGCGCAACCTTTCCCAGCTGCGGGCCGAACTCATGGACCAGGGCCTCATGCCCCTGGCTCCCTGCCCGCACGCTGGATACTGTCCCATGCACGGCCAGGGACAGGACTCCCGCTGGTGCCACTTCAACTTCGGGGTGGAAGGCGCGCCCCAGTGGCTCGCCGACCTGACCCACAAGGCGCGGCTGACCAAGACCGGACTGAGCATCAGCTTCCTGTACATGACCACGGCCGAGGTCAACTACGTGGGCAGCGTGCGCGCGGTCTCCGAAGTCTTCCGCCTGCCCCAGGGGCGCGGCCAGTACGCCTGCTCGTCCCGGGGACTGACCCTGCTGCAATACCCGCAGCACGGCCCCGTGCTTTTCCCCGGCCAGTACGTGGACCCGGAATGGCCCGAGGAATCCCGCACGGACCTCAAGTCCGGGGCGGTGATCCTGCCGGTCACGGCAAAACTCGACATCCGGAAACCGGATAACGCCAAGCCCCCGAAGAAGTAA
- a CDS encoding ASKHA domain-containing protein: protein MTQVSIHIHDGTQLNVPPMPELSLGQLIFLQGLWQDVPLCSGLGKCGLCRILFLSAPPEPRKEELKKLSDDEIAKGWRLACLHPATACTIGLPEPLRTQRSAHVQKARGGDYTLAVDLGTTSIHWSVLVGDEVVVSGNRLNPQVGLGSEIMTRLSFAATREGARILRKLVLDAIDMLIAGMDINIQGKCVGLAVSGNPAMTYLLLGLETDGLASAPYALSYAGGDLRTLADNMPQAYIPPLLAPFVGADLSAGLAALHFSETPPEHPYLLADLGTNGEFILALSEDEYLCASVPMGPALEGVGLSAGRTASPGAISGFAHSPAGIAPRRIPGESGPARQGMTGTAYLSLAALLRSEGVLDESGLYQSGSTPQAHKLARRISRQNGEPAFEVLPGLHMPASDVEEILKVKAAFNLALSRLLAEAGIAPSGLRTLYLAGALGEHVNLDDLEALGFLNTELKYKTVKAGNTSLRGTQALLTVPGARDWVAALPGRTRVLDLAGDGSFGAQYMERMRFTYVD from the coding sequence ATGACCCAGGTCAGCATTCACATCCATGACGGAACGCAACTGAACGTCCCGCCCATGCCCGAGTTGTCCCTGGGCCAGCTGATCTTTCTGCAGGGCCTCTGGCAGGACGTGCCGCTCTGCTCTGGGCTGGGCAAATGCGGCCTGTGCCGGATCCTGTTCCTTTCCGCACCGCCCGAACCAAGGAAAGAAGAGCTCAAGAAACTTTCCGACGACGAGATCGCAAAGGGCTGGCGGCTGGCCTGCCTGCACCCGGCCACGGCCTGCACCATCGGCCTGCCCGAACCGCTGCGCACGCAACGCAGCGCCCACGTGCAAAAGGCCCGGGGGGGCGACTACACCCTGGCCGTGGACCTGGGCACCACCTCCATCCACTGGTCCGTGCTTGTCGGCGACGAAGTCGTTGTCTCGGGCAACCGGCTCAACCCGCAGGTGGGCCTGGGCAGCGAAATCATGACCCGACTCTCCTTTGCGGCCACGAGGGAAGGCGCACGAATTCTCCGAAAACTCGTCCTCGACGCGATAGACATGCTCATCGCCGGAATGGACATCAACATCCAGGGCAAATGCGTGGGACTGGCCGTTTCCGGCAACCCGGCCATGACCTACCTGCTGCTGGGCCTGGAAACGGACGGCCTGGCCTCGGCGCCCTATGCGCTGAGCTACGCGGGCGGCGACCTCCGCACGCTGGCGGACAACATGCCGCAGGCCTACATTCCGCCCCTGCTGGCCCCGTTCGTGGGCGCAGACCTGAGCGCCGGGCTCGCGGCCCTGCATTTTTCCGAAACACCGCCCGAGCATCCCTATCTCCTGGCCGACCTGGGCACCAACGGCGAATTCATCCTGGCCCTGTCCGAAGACGAATACCTCTGCGCCAGCGTGCCCATGGGCCCGGCCCTGGAAGGCGTGGGCCTGAGCGCGGGCCGCACCGCGAGCCCCGGAGCCATATCCGGATTCGCCCATTCCCCGGCGGGCATCGCGCCCCGCCGTATCCCCGGCGAAAGCGGGCCTGCGCGCCAGGGAATGACCGGCACGGCTTATCTTTCGCTGGCCGCCCTGCTGCGCAGCGAAGGAGTGCTTGACGAAAGCGGCCTTTATCAGTCAGGTAGCACGCCACAGGCCCACAAGCTGGCCCGGCGGATCAGCAGGCAGAACGGAGAGCCCGCCTTCGAGGTGCTCCCCGGCCTGCACATGCCCGCCAGCGACGTGGAGGAGATCCTCAAGGTCAAGGCGGCCTTCAACCTGGCCCTGTCCCGGCTGCTGGCCGAGGCGGGTATCGCGCCGAGCGGGCTGCGCACCCTGTACCTGGCGGGCGCGCTGGGCGAGCACGTCAACCTGGACGACCTGGAGGCCCTGGGCTTTTTGAATACGGAACTGAAGTACAAGACCGTCAAGGCGGGCAACACCTCGCTGCGCGGCACCCAGGCGCTGCTGACCGTCCCCGGCGCACGCGACTGGGTGGCGGCGCTGCCGGGCAGAACCCGGGTGCTGGACCTGGCCGGCGACGGAAGCTTTGGCGCACAATATATGGAAAGGATGCGTTTCACCTATGTTGATTAA
- a CDS encoding ribonucleoside triphosphate reductase, producing MPSQIMKRDGRLETWSTDRIAHAIFKALNANGIKDPLLAKRLGKKVEQKLEGVDIPEQEHVQNMVEQVLMEARQYDVAKKYIVYRESRRAIRSQREAVLDVMNVIDEYLGKADWRVNENANMTHSFQGMMLHLSGTVQARYALEKYPEEVRLAHEHGYFHIHDLSFGLAGYCAGWSLRDLLLEGFNLEGRASAGPAKHFDTALGQMNNFLGTLQNEWAGAQAFNNVDTYLAPLIRNDGLSYDQVRQCMQKFVFNLNTTSRWGGQSPFTNLTFDLVAPKHIANEPVIIGGRFHDSLTYGEFEEEMAMINKAFIEVMIEGDYHDRIFSFPIPTYNVTEDFPWDSEIGELLLKLTAKYGVPYFQNFISSDLNPEDVRSMCCRLQMDLRELRTKTGGLFGAGDLTGSIGVVTLNLPKLAYLAQSEDEFLDMITEYAELAKDSLEFKRKVVEDNLEKGMFPWSRRYLKNGLNAHFSTIGILGGHEACLNLLGKGIETESGVRFMRRTLNHLRRVTSRFQEETGHLYNLEATPAEGTSYRLAKIDKALYADIKTQGNGTPYYTNSTALPVGISDDVLYALEHQNNLQPLYTGGTVFHTFLGEAVSDIQALKSFIIKAFTKTKIPYVSVTPTFSICKEHGYIQGEHFECPTCGQEAEVYTRIVGYYRPVSRWNKGKQAEYTDRVVFGDCLCS from the coding sequence ATGCCCAGCCAGATCATGAAACGCGACGGGCGGCTGGAAACGTGGTCAACTGACCGCATCGCCCACGCCATTTTCAAAGCGCTCAACGCCAACGGCATCAAGGATCCGCTGCTTGCCAAGCGTCTTGGCAAGAAAGTGGAGCAGAAGCTCGAAGGTGTTGACATCCCCGAGCAGGAGCATGTTCAGAACATGGTCGAGCAGGTGCTCATGGAAGCGCGCCAGTACGATGTGGCCAAGAAGTACATCGTCTATCGCGAATCCCGCCGCGCCATCCGTTCCCAGAGGGAAGCCGTTCTCGACGTCATGAACGTCATCGACGAATACCTGGGCAAGGCCGACTGGCGCGTCAACGAGAACGCCAACATGACCCACTCCTTCCAGGGCATGATGCTCCACCTTTCCGGCACGGTCCAGGCGCGCTACGCCCTGGAAAAGTACCCCGAGGAAGTCCGCCTGGCCCACGAGCACGGCTATTTCCATATCCATGACCTTTCCTTTGGCCTGGCCGGGTACTGCGCGGGCTGGTCCCTGCGCGACCTGCTGCTGGAGGGTTTCAATCTGGAGGGCCGCGCCTCTGCCGGGCCCGCCAAGCATTTCGACACGGCCCTGGGCCAGATGAACAACTTCCTGGGCACGCTTCAGAACGAGTGGGCCGGGGCCCAGGCCTTCAACAACGTGGACACCTACCTGGCGCCGCTGATCCGCAACGACGGTCTTTCCTACGACCAGGTGCGCCAGTGCATGCAGAAGTTCGTGTTCAACCTGAACACCACCTCGCGCTGGGGCGGCCAGTCGCCGTTCACCAACCTGACCTTCGACCTGGTGGCTCCCAAGCACATCGCCAACGAGCCGGTCATCATCGGCGGCAGGTTCCACGACTCCCTGACCTACGGCGAGTTCGAGGAAGAGATGGCCATGATCAACAAGGCCTTCATCGAGGTCATGATCGAAGGCGACTACCATGACCGCATCTTCTCCTTCCCGATCCCGACCTATAACGTCACCGAGGATTTCCCGTGGGATTCCGAGATCGGCGAACTGCTGCTCAAGCTCACGGCCAAGTATGGCGTCCCGTACTTCCAGAACTTCATTAGCTCGGATCTCAATCCCGAGGACGTGCGTTCCATGTGCTGCCGTCTGCAGATGGACCTGCGCGAGCTGCGCACCAAGACCGGCGGCCTGTTCGGCGCGGGCGACCTGACCGGCTCCATCGGCGTGGTCACCCTGAACCTGCCCAAGCTGGCCTACCTGGCCCAGTCCGAGGACGAGTTCCTGGACATGATCACCGAATACGCCGAGCTGGCCAAGGATTCCCTGGAATTCAAGCGCAAGGTCGTGGAGGACAACCTGGAAAAGGGCATGTTCCCCTGGTCCAGGCGCTACCTCAAGAACGGCCTCAACGCCCATTTCTCCACCATCGGCATCCTGGGCGGCCACGAGGCCTGCCTGAACCTGCTGGGCAAGGGCATCGAGACCGAGTCCGGCGTGCGCTTCATGCGCCGCACCCTCAACCACCTGCGCCGGGTCACCTCCCGGTTCCAGGAGGAAACCGGGCACCTCTACAACCTGGAAGCCACGCCCGCCGAAGGCACCAGCTACCGGCTGGCCAAGATCGACAAGGCGCTTTACGCCGACATCAAGACCCAGGGCAACGGCACCCCGTATTACACCAACTCCACGGCGCTGCCCGTGGGCATCTCCGATGACGTGCTCTACGCCCTGGAGCATCAGAACAACCTGCAGCCGCTCTATACCGGCGGCACGGTGTTCCACACCTTCCTGGGCGAGGCGGTTTCCGATATCCAGGCGCTCAAGAGCTTCATCATCAAGGCTTTCACCAAGACCAAGATTCCCTATGTGTCCGTGACTCCCACCTTCTCCATCTGCAAGGAGCACGGCTATATCCAGGGCGAACACTTCGAGTGCCCGACCTGCGGGCAGGAAGCGGAAGTGTATACGCGCATTGTGGGCTATTACCGCCCGGTGTCGCGCTGGAACAAGGGCAAGCAGGCCGAATACACGGACCGCGTGGTTTTCGGCGACTGCCTCTGCTCCTGA
- a CDS encoding sirohydrochlorin cobaltochelatase produces the protein MTNAIILAAYGSRHERAVAALEHMKQRVQAAWPGTPVRLAYTSKKIRGHMNRAGEQADSVKDALEALLAQGIRRVAVQSLHIIPGSEFHDLLPLANRYMLRQDGFERVEVGFPLLAGEEDIEQVCGAILSVLPEKRTPAEAVLLMGHGTLHPGNVYYESLNACIRKKDENVFVGALEAEPGIERIRDILARRGVNRAYLLPFLFGAGWHASKDMVGKKPGSWKSVLESGGIECEAVLKGAGEYDVLANIWLDHLKDAMIRLERR, from the coding sequence ATGACTAACGCCATCATCCTCGCCGCATACGGCTCCCGCCACGAACGGGCCGTGGCCGCCCTGGAACACATGAAACAACGGGTCCAGGCCGCATGGCCCGGCACGCCCGTGCGCCTGGCCTATACCTCCAAGAAGATCCGCGGCCACATGAACCGCGCCGGGGAGCAGGCCGACTCGGTCAAGGACGCCCTGGAAGCCCTGCTGGCTCAGGGAATCCGCCGGGTGGCCGTGCAGTCCCTGCACATCATCCCGGGTTCCGAATTCCACGACCTCCTGCCCCTGGCCAACAGGTACATGCTGCGCCAGGACGGGTTCGAACGCGTAGAAGTGGGCTTTCCCCTGCTGGCGGGCGAAGAGGACATCGAACAGGTCTGCGGGGCCATCCTTTCGGTGCTGCCCGAAAAGCGCACGCCCGCCGAGGCGGTGCTGCTCATGGGCCACGGCACCCTGCATCCGGGAAACGTCTATTACGAAAGCCTCAATGCCTGCATCCGCAAGAAGGACGAGAACGTGTTCGTGGGCGCACTGGAGGCCGAACCCGGCATCGAACGCATCCGCGACATCCTCGCCCGGCGCGGCGTGAACCGGGCCTACCTGCTTCCCTTCCTGTTCGGCGCGGGCTGGCACGCCTCCAAGGACATGGTGGGCAAAAAGCCCGGATCATGGAAAAGCGTGCTGGAATCCGGCGGGATCGAATGCGAGGCGGTGCTCAAGGGCGCGGGCGAATACGACGTGCTGGCCAACATCTGGCTGGATCACCTGAAGGACGCCATGATTCGGCTGGAGCGCAGATAG